Within the Deltaproteobacteria bacterium genome, the region GAGCTTTCGGGCGGAATGAAAATGCGAGTGTCTTTGGCTCGTGCGCTTGTCACGAATCCCGGTATACTATTATTGGATGAGCCCTTCGCAGCGCTAGATGAAGTCACTAGATTTCAACTGCAAGAAGATCTTCTGAAATACTGGGACGAAAAAAAAATGACGGTCGTATTTGTGACCCATTCCATTTCGGAGGCCGCGTTCCTGGCCCAGCGACAAATAGTTTTTTCGAAACGACCCGCGAGAATGATTGCTGATCGAATGTCACGTCTGCCGAGCGCGGCAAAGAATCGAAATACGGAGCTCCGCTTATCGGCTGAGTTCCTGTCTGAGATTCGAGAGCTTTCTGGTGTGGGCCGATGAAATTGATCTTGCCGCTAGCCCCAGTTTTGTTAATTGGCATTCTTCTAGAGATACTCGTGACATCCGGAATTTTGCCGAGCTACTTGGTTCCCTCCACGTCTGAGGTTATTCGTTCGCTTTGGATTGATCGCGTCGAATTGTTAAACGGCTTCGCATCCACAGCCATCGGAGCCGTTTCAGGCTTGATAATGAGTTTAGTCGTCGGTTTGATCGCCGCGATTGGGTTGTCTCTTTCCTCCTCTTTACGACGGGCATTTCTTCCGTACGCCGTTTTTTTTCAAACAGTACCGATCATAGCTCTGGCTCCGGTTCTAGTTATTTGGTTTGGCTTTGGAAGGCCAACTGTCATCGCGAGTGCATTTATTGTTTCTGTATTTCCCATGGTTGCTAATGCGATCGCGGGGCTGCAGGCCGCCGATCCCCGTCTGATCGACTTTTTTCACCTGTTTCATGCGTCACGCTGGCAGATTTTGTGGAAACTTCGTTTGCCAACCGCGCTGCCAATGATCTTCACGGGGCTAAAAATTGCTGCAGGTCTCGCCGTGATTGGGGCAGTTGTCGGCGAGTTTGTAGCTGGCGGCGGCCTTGGCGAGGTGGTCGACGCCGCTCGCACCCAGCAGCGCCTGGATAAAGTGTTTGCAGCGGTGCTTCTGTCGTCCTTTTTGGGATTGGCTCTAGTCGCAATGATTGATTTAGTGTCAAAGCTTTCATTGAAATCGTGGTCGACTGAACGGAGCGTGTGATGGGACTTCCCAAACTCTGGGTGCATTTGTTTTTTATTTTGGCTGCCGCCGCAATGACGGCCCAGGCAGGCGCTGCGCCAACAGTTACACCAGAAAAAGTTAAGTTGGCGCTCAACTGGAAACCAGAACCACAATTTGGCGGATTTTACGCAGCTCGATTTTCTGATCTCGATAAAAAAAATGGTGTTGAATTTGAAGTGGTCGCGGGTGGAGCGGGGACTCCCGTCGTGCAAATGATAGCGTCGGGTCAGTTCGACTTTGGCATAGCCAGCGGAGATGAAATTGTAGTTTCGCGCATTCGCGGAATCGATCTCGTAGCTCTTTTTGCGACCTATCAAACAAACCCTCAAGGAGTGATGACTCACGCCGAAAGGGGCTTCGAATCTTTGGCAGATGTTTTTAAAAGTCCAGGAACGATCGCGATGCAAAAAGGTCTTCCTTATGCTCTTTACTTGCAAAGTCGTTATTCGTCGGGAAAACGAGCATCCGTGGTTCCGTACCTTGGTGGCGTCGCAAACTTTCTAGGTCGCAAAGACCACTCTCAACAATGTTTTATCACTTCGGAACCTCTGTTGGCCGTTAGACAAGGTGCAAAGGTGAAAACATTCTTGGTCGCGGACAGCGGGTTTAATCCCTATACCACAGTGTTAGTCACGCGCCGCGCGCTGTTAGCTGAAAAACTAGAACTAGTAAAAAACGTTGTGGCGGCCGTGCGTGCCGGGTGGCGAAATTATCTGGATCAACCAGATGGGACCAATGAAAAGATGAGTGAGCTAAACCCTTCTATCGATCCATCGACGATGAAGGAAATGGCTTTAGCGCAGAAGCCTCTCATCGAGCCTGCAACCGCAGCGCGAGCTGATCTGGGCAAGATGCAGGCTGTTCGCTGGACCGAGCTAGAGGATCAACTGAGGAAAATGAAAGTGATTGATAAGAAGTCACCCTCTGGGCCGTACTTTGTCGAGCTATGATTTAGAAACGCCGCTTGATGGAATTTCCATTCTTATCGTCGACGACGAAGAGGAGTTGCGCGAAATTTTGAGGGAAGAGTTCGCGGCTCTAGGGGCAAGAGATTATAACGAAACCATGCAGTCTTAAGTTCTTTCGCGAGCGCGTGCTGGCAGTTTGCCTTCCGGTGAAGTGAGTCAACAAAAGTCCCCACACTGGATCTGCGTGGGGACTTTTGTTCTCTGCGGTGGCCACCTGGTCAATGGCTCTCATCAACTACATGTTTGTATTGCCTTGACGAGCCGCCTGTTGTTCGCGTGCGGTCGACAAAATTTTGTTCGCCATAGATTCTGTGGCATTCACATCTTGGTCTAACGCTTGCGCCATACGGTCAATGGTTGCCGGTGAAAGTGATCCAGCTGTCCCGATGGAACGTGCCTCTTGCAAGTCGACGCCAATCGATGC harbors:
- a CDS encoding ABC transporter permease — protein: MKLILPLAPVLLIGILLEILVTSGILPSYLVPSTSEVIRSLWIDRVELLNGFASTAIGAVSGLIMSLVVGLIAAIGLSLSSSLRRAFLPYAVFFQTVPIIALAPVLVIWFGFGRPTVIASAFIVSVFPMVANAIAGLQAADPRLIDFFHLFHASRWQILWKLRLPTALPMIFTGLKIAAGLAVIGAVVGEFVAGGGLGEVVDAARTQQRLDKVFAAVLLSSFLGLALVAMIDLVSKLSLKSWSTERSV
- a CDS encoding ABC transporter substrate-binding protein, with product MTAQAGAAPTVTPEKVKLALNWKPEPQFGGFYAARFSDLDKKNGVEFEVVAGGAGTPVVQMIASGQFDFGIASGDEIVVSRIRGIDLVALFATYQTNPQGVMTHAERGFESLADVFKSPGTIAMQKGLPYALYLQSRYSSGKRASVVPYLGGVANFLGRKDHSQQCFITSEPLLAVRQGAKVKTFLVADSGFNPYTTVLVTRRALLAEKLELVKNVVAAVRAGWRNYLDQPDGTNEKMSELNPSIDPSTMKEMALAQKPLIEPATAARADLGKMQAVRWTELEDQLRKMKVIDKKSPSGPYFVEL